In Flavobacterium enshiense, the genomic stretch TCTTCAGTTGTGTCTGTTATTGAAAAGTTATCCTTTTTCTTTTCTTTCTTAATTGATTCCAATTTTTCGCTTTTACCAAATTCATGCAGATTTCCGTAAGCACTGTTTACGGTTTGGGCTACTTCTTTTTCGTCGTAACCAAAATCGTTTTGAATGTAATTTAGAGCCAGTTCCAACGGCACTGCTTTTCGGTTTAGGTTGCATGCAAGTTGGTGTACGAATACGTTTCGGCTACCATTCACGAATTGCACTTTTTTTTCAGTGAATTTTACGCAGTGATTGTAGACAGCTTCATAGTTACTCACAGTCGTCGTTTCGGTTTCCTGTTGAGATGCTTCGACAAGTTCAGCATGATAGGGTTGTTCATCAGTACTTTTGAATATAGTCGCTTCAGGATTATGATACAAATTCTCGTCATAAGAATAGAAACATAATCGGGTGATATCCTTTCCGGATTTGTCTATTTCTAAACCTAACAGGTTTTCATAATGAGCCTGAACCAACAAAAAGGTTTCTTTGTGATTGGCTTTTTCGTTGTCGGTTTTGACTAAGATTTTCAGTCCGTTTCCGGAAGGACTGATAAAACTCGCCAAAGTATATTCGCTTTGGTTGGCAGTATGTTTTGCTTTGCTTAATGCTTCCGAAGTCAACTTGTCAATATCAAGAATGATTACATTGGAGTATTCCTTTAGGAATTCCATTTTTCTACCGCCTTCAAATTTGCCGGAAGGCGTGAAAGCCGGAAGGGACTTCTTGGCTTTCTCATAGGCTTCCATTTTGTTTTCGGTAAGCGATTTTCTTAGGTACACGATGCCAGGTTTGTACTTTCCGGTTTTGATTTCCTGAAGGATGTCGTGAATGGTTTTGTGTTCCACTACCTCGTTGAAGTTTTTGAATATAGTTATCATGGTTTTGCATTAGAGTTTATGATTTCCTTTGGTTTACAGTCACAGCTTTCACAGGTTCCGTTACATTGCTTCATACTGCTACTTTTTAAAAGCTTTGTTGTAGTGCTCGACCATTAACTTCTCTACGTCGGATAGTTTGTAGTAGATTTTGTTTCCGACTTGACTGAACGAAATACGTCCTTCGTCTCTCCAGGTTTGTGCGGTACGTTTGGAAATTTTAAGCAATAAAAGAAACTCCTGATTGTCCAGGAAAGTTTCTTTCTTTGGGTCTGCCTTGGTGTTGATTTGGTGCGAAATAGCATCTAAACGTGCTAGGATTTCGTTGTACTGGTCTTTTGTTAAGATAATTGCATCCATTTCTTTAATTTTTAAAAGTTTATGGTGCAAATGTGTGAAGTAGCAAAAAGTCCTAAAGTCCCAAAATAGTCCCGCGGGACTATTTTGTTTTACAGGATTTTGTCGATGTCTATTCGTTTGTGGGGTTTGGGGCGTTTGTCCGTTCTTGACGGCTTGAGTATGGTTTCAACGGTTTGGGGACTAATTTCGTTTCCTTCTTTGTCTACGAAGGAATTAACTATCATATTAGCAATGTCACAACTATTACCTTCCAGAAAAGATTTACCCTCTAC encodes the following:
- a CDS encoding helix-turn-helix domain-containing protein is translated as MDAIILTKDQYNEILARLDAISHQINTKADPKKETFLDNQEFLLLLKISKRTAQTWRDEGRISFSQVGNKIYYKLSDVEKLMVEHYNKAFKK